The following are encoded in a window of Rosa chinensis cultivar Old Blush chromosome 4, RchiOBHm-V2, whole genome shotgun sequence genomic DNA:
- the LOC112200438 gene encoding F-box/kelch-repeat protein At1g16250: protein MESLHQAIIPGLPDDLALRCLAKLSHGYRGLVESVSKTWRDLIRSSEYANYKARERLCGNWLFVLTECSNNEWVAYDPEADRWHPLPKIPSVHAEGKQYGFSCISVCSRFFVIGGSYSRDNPAFPHQRPLVTNEVMQFDPFKKQWTNVASMITPRSHFACSVVSGKIYVAGGRNLSCTRGLALAEVYDPVADKWEELPPMPHAQMDCLGLSYKGKFHVLSDQVGLPDQNTSEVFSLSDGTWCTMEDVWPFPRAMQFAVQVIGDNRVYTVVDWGESFIKTRDTEKGEWYNIGSVPSVVLPDHCRQLEAFGYGFTALQNELYVLGGKALKWEQSGAGRFDIVKLDVVRVCNPLVKPLKWRETRPMIGSARGTVIGCASMEEESSCDQGFILSFHSIKQGHNLALRRDTSINYKHFKNHVSHRGDNAYLLGVPEEQ, encoded by the exons GAAGACGTGGAGAGATTTGATCCGAAGCTCCGAATATGCCAACTATAAAGCTAGAGAACGATTGTGTGGCAACTGGTTGTTTGTTTTGACTGAATGCTCCAACAATGAGTGGGTTGCTTATGATCCTGAAGCTGATAGGTGGCATCCTTTGCCGAAGATTCCATCTGTCCATGCTGAGGGGAAACAGTATGGGTTTTCATGTATTAGTGTTTGCAGTCGGTTTTTCGTAATTGGAGGTTCCTATTCTCGGGATAATCCTGCATTTCCCCATCAGAGGCCTTTGGTAACAAATGAGGTCATGCAGTTTGATCCGTTTAAGAAACAATGGACCAATGTGGCAAGCATGATTACTCCCCGCTCTCACTTTGCATGTAGCGTTGTATCTGGTAAGATTTATGTTGCTGGGGGACGTAACTTATCTTGCACCAGAGGGCTTGCTCTTGCTGAGGTCTATGATCCAGTGGCTGACAA ATGGGAGGAGTTGCCACCAATGCCCCATGCCCAGATGGACTGCTTAGGATTATCCTATAAAGGGAAATTTCATGTTCTTAGCGACCAAGTGGGCCTGCCAGACCAAAATACCTCTGAGGTTTTTAGCCTATCTGATGGAACATGGTGCACAATGGAAGACGTTTGGCCTTTTCCAAGGGCAATGCAATTTGCAGTTCAGGTGATAGGAGATAATCGAGTGTATACTGTTGTAGATTGGGGTGAGAGCTTTATTAAAACAAGAGATACTGAAAAAGGAGAGTGGTACAACATAGGCTCAGTTCCATCTGTGGTTCTTCCTGATCATTGTCGGCAGCTGGAGGCTTTTGGTTATGGTTTTACTGCCTTACAAAATGAATTATATGTCCTAGGAGGGAAGGCTCTCAAGTGGGAACAATCTGGTGCTGGGAGGTTTGACATTGTCAAGTTGGATGTGGTGAGGGTCTGTAACCCCTTGGTTAAGCCATTAAAATGGAGGGAAACCAGACCCATGATTGGGTCAGCTCGTGGCACTGTCATAGGGTGTGCATCCATGGAAGAAGAATCTTCATGTGACCAAG GCTTTATTCTGTCCTTTCATAGTATAAAACAGGGCCATAACCTTGCTTTGAGGAGAGACACTAGCATCAACTACAAACATTTCAAAAACCATGTCTCACATAGAGGAGATAATGCATACCTGCTAGGTGTTCCCGAAGAACAATGA